The Lacticaseibacillus rhamnosus DNA window TCGTCGGTGTGCCTTCCTTTTTAAACCTTGACCTAGTTAGTCAACTGAAACATCTTAGGAATCGAAAGAGAACCTCACATAAAGAATGTTTCCGTTAACTGCATCTGTATATTTATTTACCTGTTAATCGCCTATTTGGTCTTTTTCCCCTTTAATGCCGCGCAGGAACGTTCCTACAGCCCCGCGGTCTACGCCTCTAGATATACTTGGTGAGTAATAGATAACCTCATCGTTAAGGCGTTGGAAGAACAAGCCTTTTCGTCCATACAAGTTATAAAAATAGACAGTTCTTGGAAATGTGCTTTTTGACCAGATCAAATGGTAGGTCTTGCCTTCTAAATGAACTATCGTATCATGCTCATTCCAAAACTGGATAACGTTAGTCTGTCCAAACGTAGAAAGTGATGTTTGATGGACACTCATATTAAACAAAAACAGGCTAACATAGATACAAATATAGGTTAAAATAACTTGTAGTCGAGGTCGCTTTACCTGTTTAGAATTTAGACGAATTTCCCACAGAGTCAGAGCTAAAAAGAGACTAAACATACTTAGACCTAAGATAGTCTGAAACATCGTCCAATTTGCAAAGGCAAGTGACAGGAAAAAAAGCACAAGAACTATCGACATTGCATATAAGTGTCTCCAGTAAACCATCAAAATCGCTTCCTCTAGCAAATTTCGTGTTCAGTCTCACAATTTATTTTCATTAATGTTCCAAGTGACCCTGGATCATATTTTTAAATACGCTTGCTGCCATCGTTGCTTGATCAGGCGAATACGAGACTTCGAATTTATCCTTGAAAGCATTCAATGCATTGCCAAACTCAGCCGTCTGAGCCAACTCTCCATCGGGATTTAAAACTCGAAGTGCATCTGACTCAATTTTATCATGATTGCCGGAGAACCGGTTTGATACATATTGATTAAAGCGTTCTGTATTCCCCTTGTTGTTGTAATATCTGTCAATAATCGAATACAGGGAGGCATTCCCATTTTTTAAGCTGGCATAGATATTGACTGCATCCGCATCAGCTAACAAGTCGCCTACTCCAAATGAGCTTTTTCCCTTTGATGCATCTTTGCCAATATGATCTTCCATTGCAACAAGTAAGTTGGCATATTTATCAGCCGACTTAATTGAATCCGAAATCCCGGTCAACAAATCTCCTGCCCATCCAGCAAGATCTTGTGTCCCAGTTGCTGAAACGGCAGCATTAAAATTCAATAAGCTAGCTAATGCTGCAATCATATGAATAAAGTCAGTCTTAATTCCTGTCGCAGTATCGGTCAATTCTGGAAAATCATCGTCGCTTGTAATATTCCATTTTTTGTTTTCATTGTATATCCATGTGTCATTCAGTGCCCCGGTCATAATTGTCCATGGTAAGCTTGCATACCTAAACTGCCGATACAATTGGCAAATTAAACGTGCTGCCATCAGTGAATCTGGCACAGTGTTACCATTTTTATCCATATTCTTGACAAATGCATCGGCGTCATCTTGTACCTTTTTCAGGTAGTTAAAGAACTCTGTATTTACCTCTTTCACAGATGAACTAACATGCGAAACTCCTTGATCTTTGCCCGAGCTTGCATCTTGGTCAATGCTAACGCCATATATTGGGTATTCTACGAACTGATCGAATGCCCAATTACTTGGCATCTTAAATCCTAGGTTACCGCTCCAGCCATATGACATATTAGCCACGAAACTATATTGAATACCATGTTCTTCAGCATGTAAACAAACGTTTCGCGTGCCGTAAATCCCAGTTTTATAAATAGACCCCTCTAAGGCATTTTGTACTGCAGTAATATATGGGATAACAGTCCCCTCAATGTCCCCTTCCTGAAAGTCAACATCAACCGCAAAATAAACAACAGTTCCTGATGGCAATCCTAACTCCAATGCTGCCGCAACTGCAATCTGGGCATCTTTCCGTCCTTGACTCGCAGTGAAGTATGTTTCAACGTATCCACCGTCTTCATAAATTGGAAAGAACTTCATACCGCCATCAAGAATCGTTTTGATTTCTGTTGGGGTTAGGTTCTTGGGTTTAAAGTCAGTACCGACTGTGCCTGTTAGATAACGACCGACGATGCTAAAACCATAGTCTCGAAAATGTTTAACATCTTCTGCGGTCAATTGCGTTGCTGTGTCTAATGCGATTGAATCACGACCGGTATCACCATTGCTGGTAACTAGGCCCTTAATAACAGTGTAGTCAGCGATGCCGGAAGTTTCGTTAGGGTATTTCATAAACTTCCGGAAGCGAATGATGCTGGTGGCGACGTCGCTTCCAAAGCTTTCACTGAAGTCACCGCTGTACATGCTATTTAAATACAAGCCATATTTGACGATTTTGACTAACAGGCCGGTTGATCCGACTGATAGCTGGACGTTCTTTAATGCAGCATTGGTGGCATCACCGAAATTACCGTTTGCAACATCAGCGGAGATACCCACGGCTCGCT harbors:
- a CDS encoding glycoside hydrolase domain-containing protein; the protein is MADEAVLAVQNWLNKTYTGIPGFEPAPTDGHTGWATIYALREALQHELGISSIGEGFGTATRTALSGVVDQLKPGYKGNIAQLIQGAFWCKGINPGTELNQNFSAETEQAFKSLQQDAGLTADGTVTVNLMAALFDMSAFVLVSGGDANVRQLQQWLNAEYSTYLGIMPCDGIYQRDTNVGLIYALQRAVGISADVANGNFGDATNAALKNVQLSVGSTGLLVKIVKYGLYLNSMYSGDFSESFGSDVATSIIRFRKFMKYPNETSGIADYTVIKGLVTSNGDTGRDSIALDTATQLTAEDVKHFRDYGFSIVGRYLTGTVGTDFKPKNLTPTEIKTILDGGMKFFPIYEDGGYVETYFTASQGRKDAQIAVAAALELGLPSGTVVYFAVDVDFQEGDIEGTVIPYITAVQNALEGSIYKTGIYGTRNVCLHAEEHGIQYSFVANMSYGWSGNLGFKMPSNWAFDQFVEYPIYGVSIDQDASSGKDQGVSHVSSSVKEVNTEFFNYLKKVQDDADAFVKNMDKNGNTVPDSLMAARLICQLYRQFRYASLPWTIMTGALNDTWIYNENKKWNITSDDDFPELTDTATGIKTDFIHMIAALASLLNFNAAVSATGTQDLAGWAGDLLTGISDSIKSADKYANLLVAMEDHIGKDASKGKSSFGVGDLLADADAVNIYASLKNGNASLYSIIDRYYNNKGNTERFNQYVSNRFSGNHDKIESDALRVLNPDGELAQTAEFGNALNAFKDKFEVSYSPDQATMAASVFKNMIQGHLEH